The genomic region GGTGGCGGTTAATTGGTATATTACAGCGATGGGGTGACGACCTTAAGGTAGATACAACGAGCAAACCATGTATTTGAAGCATCGTTTAATCGCCGCACATGGGCTTGGCTATAAAGCGGCTTTTTATGAAAAAAACCGCTTTATTATTTCATTACGCTTTTTCAGCAGCTATCACTGATACTTCTACCAATAACTCGGGACGTGCCATGCGGGCCTCTACGCAAGCGCGTGCTGGTGCATGACCTTCGGGTACCCAAGCATCCCAAACGGCATTCATTTGCGCAAAATCTTTCATATCGCGGATATATACAGTTGCCGATAAGATATGCTCTTTGTCAGAACCCGCTTGTAGTAATAGGCCTTCTACTTTATCGAGCATCGTTTGCGTTTGTTCAGTGATGTCGGTGTTGGCATCAGCTGCAACTTGGCCGCAGAGATAAATAGTGCCGTTGTGTTTTACGATACGGCTCATACGTTGCTTAGTTTCTTGGCGTTCAATAGTCATGTTATGCCCTTTGTATAATCTGTGGTTTATCGCACTATTATAGTATGTAAAAGGCAGTAAATTATTGCGTTAATTCGGTGTTTCTTAGGATTTTTTTGAGGCGTGACTCGGCGTATATTGGATTTATCATGATTGGTAGGGTTAAGACCTTTGCTTCGCCAAAGGCCTTAACAATTAAGCGTCTTATCTTTCAATCACTGCGATACTCGGCTGCGCAAAGTGGCTATAACGCCTCTAGCTTGGCAAATCCCAATACCAGCCACTTACTGCCTTCGTCGTCAAAGTTGACTTGAACGCGGGCTTTGGGGCCGTCGCCTTCGCAGTTGAGGACAATACCCTCGCCGAAGATGGGATGTTTGACGCGTTGCCCCAAGTAAATTTTGGGTGTGCTGTCGTCGACTTGGACGTTGTTAAACATGCTGTTATCACGTTGTCCGTAGCTGGGGCGACCTTGGCTCATGGGGCGGCTGACGGTGGCGTTGAGGCGGACTTCTTCGATAAATTCAGCAGGAATTTCTTGGATAAAGCGCGATGGTCGATTGAAGTTGTCTTGGCCATGCATGCGGCGTGATTCGGCATAGGTGATGAATAGTTTTTTCATCGCACGTGTAATGCCGACGTAGCAGAGGCGGCGTTCTTCTTCCATGCGGCCGGGTTCTTCGGCAGACATGCTGTGTGGAAAAAGGCCTTCTTCCACGCCAGCCAAGAAGACGAGTGGGAACTCTAAGCCTTTAGCTGAGTGCAAGGTCATTAATTGTACGCTGTCTTGGTTGGTGTCAGCTTGCGCGTCGCCTGCATCAAGAGCGGCTTGGTCGAGGAAGGCGGAGAGTTCGCTGACGTTAGCTTCTTCTGGGGTGGCTTCCCATTGGCCGCTGAACTGTTTAGCGGCGTTAACTAGCTCTTCCAAGTTTTCGACGCGGGATTGGCCTTTCTCGCCTTTTTCTTTTGCGTGGTGCTCAATTAAACCGCTGAGCTGTATAGCGTGGTCGGTAATTTCGTTGAGTGTAGTGCCTGTGGTTTCTGTGTCGATTTGGTTGATTAAGTTTAAAAAACTTTGCAGGGCGTTGAGCGCACGCGCAGGTAGTTTTTTATACTCGACAACTTCGTTCGCAGCGCGCCACATTGATACATTTTCGGCACGAGCATGTTCACGGACAACATCGATGGTACGTGTGCCAATTCCGCGTGTGGGAACGTTGATCACGCGCTCCATAGCTGTATCGTCTTCGCGGTTTGATACTAAGCGTAAGTAAGCCAGAGCGTTTTTAATTTCTAGACGATCGTAGAAACGATGGCCTCCATAGATGCGATAAGGCACGCCTGAGCGGATTAATGCTTCTTCCAATACGCGGGATTGTGCGTTGGAGCGGTAAAGGATGGCTGATTCGCTACGCAACCCTCCTTCATCCACCCATTTTTGAATTTGACCAACAATGAAGCGTGATTCGTCTTGCTCATTAAAGGCCGCGTAGAGTGATATCTTTTCTCCATCGGCACCTTCTGTCCAAAGCTGTTTGCCTAAACGGCCTCGGTTATTGGCAATGACAGCGTTGGCTGCTTGTAGAATGGTGTTGGTAGAGCGGTAGTTTTGCTCAAGCCGGATGGTGTCTGCCCCCGGGAAGTGCTCTGGGAGGTTTTGAATGTTTTCGATACGTGCGCCGCGCCAGCCATAGATGGATTGGTCGTCATCACCGACAGCCATGAGTTTGCGTTCGTGACCGGTGAGTAAGCGCAACCATGCGTATTGGATCGCGTTGGTGTCTTGAAACTCATCGACCAAGATGTAGCGAAAGCGTTCTTGGTAATGGGCTAAGAGTTTAGGGTTATGGTCGCGTAACAGTTCAAGGCAGCGTAAGAGTAACTCGCCAAAGTCGATCATACCTCCGCGGTCGCAAGCGTCTTCGTAGGCTTCGTACATTCGAATCATGGTCTTATCGAAAACGTCATTCGTACGTTCGATATGGCGGCTACGCAGCCCTTCGTCTTTTTGACCATTGATGTACCATTGAAACTGGCGAGCGGGCCAGCGAGTATCATCGAGCTGCATTTCTTTGCAGAGACGTTTGATCAGGCGTAGCTGGTCGTCTGAGTCCATAATCTGAAAGTTTTCGTTGAGCTGCGCTTCGCGCCAGTGGGCACGTAAAATTCGATGAGCTAATCCGTGGAAAGTACCGACCCACATACCACCGGGGTTTACGCCTAATAATTCTTCGATACGACCGCGCATTTCACGCGCTGCTTTGTTGGTGAAGGTAACCGACATGATGGAGTAAGGCGATATATTTTCGGTTTGTACCAGCCAAGCGATACGGTGCACCAATACACGCGTTTTACCTGAGCCTGCGCCAGCAAGCACCAGTAGGTTTTGTACAGGTGCAGTGACGGCGCTGCGTTGTGCATCGTTGAGCCCGTCGATAATTGCAGTTACATCCATTAGATCAGTACTTTCTTCTATTAGTCGTGAGTTAAGTTGTATCGAAGTTTACAAATAAGAGGCGATTATAAAGCAAACCGCCCGGTTTAACCGGGCAGTTGTGATGGGTTCGCAATACGATATAGCAGGATACGTTTAAGCTCGTCAGGGTCTTTTAGTACCATATCACTGCCTCCTTGTCGGTTGGCTTGCTCAATACCGCAGGCAGGGATCAGACGTGATAGCCAAAAGCGCATAGCGGCTGTGCGTGTGAGTTGTGGCCATGCTTTATGTTCGTTGTCGGTAAATGGCCGTTCACGATTGTAAGCGGCTAACAGCGCTGACTCCCGCTCGGGATCTACGCTGCCGTCGGCGCGAGTACACCAGTCGTTTGCAACAATCGCCAAATCAAAGAGTAAAAAAGCGGTGGCCGCATTGTAAACATCTAAGATGGCGGATACTTCATCGCCGATGAATAAGGCGTTATCGTGAAACAGATCGCCATGCACGACGCCCATAGGTAACCCCCAAGGTTGCTCTCGCAGCTCATCAAATAGCGCTACTTCACTTTTTAGTAGTGCATTGTCTTCCTCGGTGAGGAAGCGAGCGATGTTCTGACTTTCTCGGCGCCACCAGAAAACACCACGATGTGCTTGGCGACGCAGATAGAAGTTTTCTCCTGCCACATGAAAGCGAGCTAAATGCGCACCAATAGAGGCGCAGTGCGCTGGGGTCAGATCAGCTTTAGCAACGTGCGAGCCTTCAAATTTAGGCTGTAGCAAAGCGGGGCGATTATGAATTTTCTTAAGGGCGATGCCATGTTTATCTTTGAACGGAGAGGGGAGTGCAATGCCTCGTTCGGCTAACCAAGTGGTTAGCTCAACAAAGAAAGGCATATCTTCCATAGTGAACTCTTCGAAGAGAGTGAGTACATACTCCGCTTCGTTTCCGTCTTTGCTCAGTGTGACGAAATAGTTCGTGTTTTCGATACCACCGTCAATGCCTTTAAAGCGCACAAGTGTGCCCAAAGGAAACTGTCCCAATAATTGGGTGAAATCTTGCTGACTTAATTGCGTATATACAGCCACGTGTCGTCCAACTCTTACCAGCTAAAAATAACCCATTTAGGAATTAGGAGCGTTGATTTATCCACGCGCTGCATTCCGCCCCCTTGCTTAGCAGGGACTAGGTAGTAGGGCTTACCTACCGAGGGTACTACTTTAATCTCTTTTAGGATGCCATTAACGCGATATTCGTAATAGGTGCTTTCATCTTTGTACGTAATGCGGATGTCTGGTTCACCGCCTTCTGGCGCCCCGGGTAATTCGTTAGCTGACGTAATAGTTGCAACACTTAATGATAATGCCAGTATTAAATATTTGATCATTGTCCCTTTCTCATTGGTTGGCAGGCGCTAATTGTCTATGATTGTGAGCCTGTACCGATAGCGTGTAAAGCACCCGGATAACATAACAGACGGATTTCGAATGACCCAGCAACCCTCACCGCTTATTTTAGTCGACGGCTCTTCTTATTTATACCGTGCATTTTTTGCCTCACAGCAGGCGGATCTTCGTACCAGTGATGGCGTACCTAGTGGCGCTGTGCGTGTCGTTACCTCCATGTTACGTAGTTTGATTAACCAATACCCCAAAAGTCGAATCGCCGTTGTGTTTGATGCGAAAGGCAAAACGTTTCGCGATGAAATTTTTGCTGAGTATAAAGCGCAACGGCCATCGATGCCTGATGACCTGCGTGTTCAAGTGGAGCCTATCCACGACATTATTCGAGCAATGGGGCTGCCGCTCATTGTCGAAGACAATGTAGAAGCCGATGATGTCATTGGCACCATGGCCATGATGGCAACGGAGCAAGGCTGCGAAACGCTTATTTCGACAGGCGATAAAGACATGGCTCAATTGGTAAATGAGCATGTAACCTTGATTAACACCATGAATAATACGGTGATGGATGTTGCCGGCGTAGAAGAAAAGTTTGGAATACCGCCGCATTTGATCATCGACTTTTTGGCGTTGATGGGCGATAAGGTTGATAACATCCCGGGCGTACCCGGTGTAGGTGAAAAAACCGCATTGGCGCTGCTGCAAGGCATTGGCAGTATCAAAGAGATCTATGAGAACCTCGATAAAATTGCTGATCTGTCTTTTCGCGGATCCAAAACCATGGCGAAAAAACTAGAAGAAAACCGCGAGGCCGCTGATCTATCTTATCTTCTAGCTACCATAAAGCTTGATGTGCCATTGGATTTTACTTTGGAGGATATTAAGCATCCTGCACCTGATAATGAGAAATTACTCGCATTATTTAAACAATTTGAGTTTAAGAGTTGGGTGCGTGAAATAGAAGAGGGTGGTACAGCACCCGGTCTTAACTCAGGAGCCTCCTCTGCAACTCCCGCAGGGGCTGGTGAGCCGGCAGCACCTGTTGCTCCTGCGGTTTTGAATTACGAAGTCATAACAGACCAAGCCCGTTTGGACGAGTGGCTGGAGCGACTCGCTGATTCTGATTTGTTCGCCTTTGATACGGAAACAGACAATCTAGATTACATGATTGCTAACTTAGTTGGCGTATCGTTTGCGATCACAGCAGGAGAAGCGGCTTATGTGCCCGTAGCACATGATTATGTTGGTGCCCCTGACCAATTGGACCGCGATAGTGTTTTAGCGCAGCTAAAGCCGCTGCTCGAAAATGCGGACCTGAAAAAAGTAGGACAGCACATTAAATATGATATGAATGTTTTGGCTCGTTATGACATTCATCTACAAGGTGTTGAGTTTGATACCATGCTGGAGTCCTATGTGCTCAACTCAACGGCTACACGCCATGATATGGGGAGTTTGGCAGAGAAATACTTAGGGGTTAGCACCGTATCGTTTGAAGACATTGCCGGTAAAGGGAAGAAACAACTCACCTTTAACCAAATAGATTTAGAACAGGCTGGGCCGTATGCCGCCGAAGATGCAGACATCACGTTGCGTTTACATCAAGCGTTACGCCCGCAGTTAGAGGCGACAGGTAAGCTGGCAAGCGTGTTTGATGATATTGAAAAACCGCTGATCAGTGTGTTATCCAAAGTTGAGCGTAATGGTGCCTATGTTGACGCCACATTACTGGGTAAACAAAGTATTGAGATTGACGAGCGTTTAAAGGAGCTGGAAGCTCAAGCCCATGAAATGGCTGGAGGGCCGTTTAATTTGGCATCCACAAAGCAGCTTCAAGAAGTGCTTTTTGAAAAAATGCAGCTACCGGTCAAAAAGAAGACACCTAAAGGCGTTCCATCAACCGCAGAAGAGGTGCTGCAAGAATTGGCACTCGACTACCCGCTTCCCAAATTGTTGCTTGAGCATCGCAGCTTAAGCAAGCTCAAGTCGACATATACCGACAAGTTGCCTCTCATGATTAATGGGGCCACTGGACGTATTCATACATCCTATCATCAAGCGATTACGGCAACAGGTCGTCTTTCATCAACGGATCCTAACCTGCAGAATATCCCGATTCGCTCAGCAGAAGGGCGTCGTATACGTCAGGCATTTGTTGCACCAGAAGGTTATCAGATAGTAGCGGCAGACTATTCGCAAATCGAACTGCGTATTATGGCGCACTTGTCTGACGATGCTGGGTTGTTGAGCGCGTTCTCTCATGGTGAAGATGTTCACAAAGCAACAGCATCCCAAGTTTTTAATACTCCCATTGAGGAGGTCACCATTGATCAACGCCGAAGCGCCAAAGCGATCAATTTTGGTTTGATTTATGGCATGTCAGCTTTTGGTTTGGCAAAGCAGCTGGGTATTGGCCGTAATGAAGCGAAAGAATATATCGAATACTACTTCGCTACGTATCCAGGTGTTCAAAATTATATGGAAGAGACGCGCGAGCAAGCCAAAGCGCAGGGCTATGTTGAAACCGTTTTTGGGCGTCGCCTCTACTTGCCGGCTATTAATGCTAGCAATGCCATTGCACGCCAAGCGGCGGAGCGCACAGCGATTAATGCGCCGATGCAGGGCTCGGCAGCCGATATTATTAAGCGCGCAATGGTGCAAGTTGATCGTTGGCTGCAAGATGGTGAATATGATGCCCGTATGATCATGCAGGTGCATGATGAATTAGTGTTCGAGGTGAAAACCGAGCAGGTCGAGCAATTTAAGCAAGCGGTAGTGGAAAAAATGCAGAAGGCTGCCACACTAAAGGTTCCACTTATTGTTGAGGCTGGGCAGGGTGAAAACTGGGATCAAGCGCATTAATTAAATAATTTGTAAAAATTTTGATCAATGTGGGAACTAATTAAAAATATGGAGTGTCGGAATAGAGACACCACCCTGAGTTCCCCTTCCAGTAGTTGTTCACTGGGTGTGTGTGCAGAGGACGCCTTAGCTCCAGACAAAACTCAACCCCCTTCTGAGTTTGTCTGGAGCTTATTTTTATCTACTGTTTTTACTCGTCGGCACCATTTTGGGTCGAAAATTCCTCATCTGTCTCCGAAGAGAGCCACTCTGAAAGTTGTTGGCTCAGTGTCTCAACGCCATCTCTTTTCAGTGAAGAAAAAGTCTGCACAGTTACTTTATCGCCAAGGCGCTCTTTTAACCCTTTGCGAAGGCTCAACATTGCTGCTTGGGCTGGACCACGCTTAAGCTTATCTGATTTAGTCAGTAACACATGTAGAGGGATTTGCGTGGACTGGCACCAGCGCACCATCATCTCATCAAACTCTTTCATAGGGTGGCGAATGTCCATGACTAATACTACGCCTCGCAATGACATACGTTCTTGAAGGTACTGATCTAAATGTTTTTGCCAGTGCTCTTTCATGGAGACAGGGACTTTGGCATAGCCATAACCTGGTAGATCGACTAGGCGTAGATCGGGCTGGTTGAGCTGGAAAAAATTAATCAGCTGAGTTCGTCCCGGTGTTTTTGAGGTGCGTGCTAGCTTCGAGTTATTCGTAAGCGCGTTTATCGCACTGGATTTTCCGGCATTCGAGCGGCCAGCAAACGCGACTTCTGCTCCAGAATCTTCTGGGCACTGATTGAGTTTGTTGGCGCTAATGAGAAACTCAGCGGAATTAAAATGAATTTTATTGACTTCGGGCATAGACTTTAGGTTACCGCACTATAGTGGAACCACATTTACCGTTCCAGTTTGTGTGGTTATTAAGTTATAATCTGGCCAAATTTTACTCGGTAACAGAGAGAGTCTCTAGTAGCTGGGCGTAATAAAGATTATTAGTAAGATTAAATGGCCATGAACCATTTAGCTGCTTTTATTAAAAACAATGAATGACAAGAGTCTAAGTTAACTATGAATAAAATACTGATCAGCTTGTTATTAACAATGGGAATTACAGGTCTGGCTAATGCAGCGGGAGACGCAGCTGCAGGGCAAGGGAAAACAGCTGTTTGTGCGGCGTGTCATAACGCTGATGGTAACAGTGCCATTGGCAGCTTCCCAAAACTGGCTGGTCAGAATGAAACGTATTTGGTGAAGCAGCTTAAAGATATTAAAAGCGGCGCACGACCAATTGTTGAAATGACGGGCCTCTTAGATAGCCTTACCGAACAGGATCTTGAAGATATGGCTGCTTACTTTGCATCTAAAAAGGTACAAGGTGGCCAAGTTGCCAAAGATCAGTTAGAGCTGGGGCAGCAAATTTACCGAGCAGGTTTGTCAGCTAAAGGTGTGCCAGCTTGCACGGCATGTCACTTGCCTAATGGTCAAGGTATGAACGCTGCAGGGTACCCTGCTTTGAGTGGACAGCATGCGGCATACAGCGAGAAGCAGTTAAAAGATTTTCGTGCGGGTGCACGTAATAACGATCCGCAATCTATGATGCGTGACATTGCGGCTAAACTAAATGATACCGAAATGAAGGCCGTGTCTAGTTATTTGCAAGGCCTGTATTAATTGGCGGTTGATTCGTTTGTAAATTAAGGCAGCCTCGGGCTGCCTTTTTTATGTAGGCTCGTGACGGAACTGTGCAAACTTGCTACTGTCACACCATCTAATTATTTCGTATTACAGATGGATGGAGAGTTACACCTATGTTGAAGTCATTGGCATCAGCCGCACTGGCAATTGGATTAGCGTTTTCTACGGCGCATGCTGCCGACTACGTGGCAGGAAAAGATTACATAGAACTGCCTAC from Neptunomonas phycophila harbors:
- a CDS encoding RidA family protein; the protein is MTIERQETKQRMSRIVKHNGTIYLCGQVAADANTDITEQTQTMLDKVEGLLLQAGSDKEHILSATVYIRDMKDFAQMNAVWDAWVPEGHAPARACVEARMARPELLVEVSVIAAEKA
- the uvrD gene encoding DNA helicase II, coding for MDVTAIIDGLNDAQRSAVTAPVQNLLVLAGAGSGKTRVLVHRIAWLVQTENISPYSIMSVTFTNKAAREMRGRIEELLGVNPGGMWVGTFHGLAHRILRAHWREAQLNENFQIMDSDDQLRLIKRLCKEMQLDDTRWPARQFQWYINGQKDEGLRSRHIERTNDVFDKTMIRMYEAYEDACDRGGMIDFGELLLRCLELLRDHNPKLLAHYQERFRYILVDEFQDTNAIQYAWLRLLTGHERKLMAVGDDDQSIYGWRGARIENIQNLPEHFPGADTIRLEQNYRSTNTILQAANAVIANNRGRLGKQLWTEGADGEKISLYAAFNEQDESRFIVGQIQKWVDEGGLRSESAILYRSNAQSRVLEEALIRSGVPYRIYGGHRFYDRLEIKNALAYLRLVSNREDDTAMERVINVPTRGIGTRTIDVVREHARAENVSMWRAANEVVEYKKLPARALNALQSFLNLINQIDTETTGTTLNEITDHAIQLSGLIEHHAKEKGEKGQSRVENLEELVNAAKQFSGQWEATPEEANVSELSAFLDQAALDAGDAQADTNQDSVQLMTLHSAKGLEFPLVFLAGVEEGLFPHSMSAEEPGRMEEERRLCYVGITRAMKKLFITYAESRRMHGQDNFNRPSRFIQEIPAEFIEEVRLNATVSRPMSQGRPSYGQRDNSMFNNVQVDDSTPKIYLGQRVKHPIFGEGIVLNCEGDGPKARVQVNFDDEGSKWLVLGFAKLEAL
- a CDS encoding homoserine kinase, whose product is MAVYTQLSQQDFTQLLGQFPLGTLVRFKGIDGGIENTNYFVTLSKDGNEAEYVLTLFEEFTMEDMPFFVELTTWLAERGIALPSPFKDKHGIALKKIHNRPALLQPKFEGSHVAKADLTPAHCASIGAHLARFHVAGENFYLRRQAHRGVFWWRRESQNIARFLTEEDNALLKSEVALFDELREQPWGLPMGVVHGDLFHDNALFIGDEVSAILDVYNAATAFLLFDLAIVANDWCTRADGSVDPERESALLAAYNRERPFTDNEHKAWPQLTRTAAMRFWLSRLIPACGIEQANRQGGSDMVLKDPDELKRILLYRIANPSQLPG
- a CDS encoding DUF2782 domain-containing protein, yielding MIKYLILALSLSVATITSANELPGAPEGGEPDIRITYKDESTYYEYRVNGILKEIKVVPSVGKPYYLVPAKQGGGMQRVDKSTLLIPKWVIFSW
- the polA gene encoding DNA polymerase I, producing the protein MTQQPSPLILVDGSSYLYRAFFASQQADLRTSDGVPSGAVRVVTSMLRSLINQYPKSRIAVVFDAKGKTFRDEIFAEYKAQRPSMPDDLRVQVEPIHDIIRAMGLPLIVEDNVEADDVIGTMAMMATEQGCETLISTGDKDMAQLVNEHVTLINTMNNTVMDVAGVEEKFGIPPHLIIDFLALMGDKVDNIPGVPGVGEKTALALLQGIGSIKEIYENLDKIADLSFRGSKTMAKKLEENREAADLSYLLATIKLDVPLDFTLEDIKHPAPDNEKLLALFKQFEFKSWVREIEEGGTAPGLNSGASSATPAGAGEPAAPVAPAVLNYEVITDQARLDEWLERLADSDLFAFDTETDNLDYMIANLVGVSFAITAGEAAYVPVAHDYVGAPDQLDRDSVLAQLKPLLENADLKKVGQHIKYDMNVLARYDIHLQGVEFDTMLESYVLNSTATRHDMGSLAEKYLGVSTVSFEDIAGKGKKQLTFNQIDLEQAGPYAAEDADITLRLHQALRPQLEATGKLASVFDDIEKPLISVLSKVERNGAYVDATLLGKQSIEIDERLKELEAQAHEMAGGPFNLASTKQLQEVLFEKMQLPVKKKTPKGVPSTAEEVLQELALDYPLPKLLLEHRSLSKLKSTYTDKLPLMINGATGRIHTSYHQAITATGRLSSTDPNLQNIPIRSAEGRRIRQAFVAPEGYQIVAADYSQIELRIMAHLSDDAGLLSAFSHGEDVHKATASQVFNTPIEEVTIDQRRSAKAINFGLIYGMSAFGLAKQLGIGRNEAKEYIEYYFATYPGVQNYMEETREQAKAQGYVETVFGRRLYLPAINASNAIARQAAERTAINAPMQGSAADIIKRAMVQVDRWLQDGEYDARMIMQVHDELVFEVKTEQVEQFKQAVVEKMQKAATLKVPLIVEAGQGENWDQAH
- the yihA gene encoding ribosome biogenesis GTP-binding protein YihA/YsxC — translated: MPEVNKIHFNSAEFLISANKLNQCPEDSGAEVAFAGRSNAGKSSAINALTNNSKLARTSKTPGRTQLINFFQLNQPDLRLVDLPGYGYAKVPVSMKEHWQKHLDQYLQERMSLRGVVLVMDIRHPMKEFDEMMVRWCQSTQIPLHVLLTKSDKLKRGPAQAAMLSLRKGLKERLGDKVTVQTFSSLKRDGVETLSQQLSEWLSSETDEEFSTQNGADE
- a CDS encoding c-type cytochrome yields the protein MNKILISLLLTMGITGLANAAGDAAAGQGKTAVCAACHNADGNSAIGSFPKLAGQNETYLVKQLKDIKSGARPIVEMTGLLDSLTEQDLEDMAAYFASKKVQGGQVAKDQLELGQQIYRAGLSAKGVPACTACHLPNGQGMNAAGYPALSGQHAAYSEKQLKDFRAGARNNDPQSMMRDIAAKLNDTEMKAVSSYLQGLY